One genomic region from Thermoleptolyngbya sichuanensis A183 encodes:
- a CDS encoding methylenetetrahydrofolate reductase: MVTSSSLPAEPRSLAPSTRLQAAARSGEFLITAEVMPPKGCDPTHMLQMAHLLKDWVHGVNITDGSRAVLRMSSLVSAALLLREGIEPIYQVACRDRNRIGLQADLMGAQALGIRNVLALTGDPIKAGDHPDAKPVFDLESVRLLRLIGNLNAGLDINEKPLTDGATSFFAGAAVDPQCPSWSGLQRRFERKVEAGAQFFQSQLITDFDRLDKFMHQVAAGCNRPILAGIFLLKSAKNAQFINKNVPGAQIPQHIIDRLETAAHPLEEGVAIAAEQVQMARQLCQGVHMMAVKREDLIPEILARAGLGKVSAVKR, from the coding sequence ATGGTTACCTCTTCATCCCTGCCTGCTGAACCCCGATCTCTGGCTCCTTCAACCCGTCTGCAAGCGGCTGCCCGGTCTGGCGAATTTTTGATCACTGCTGAGGTGATGCCGCCGAAGGGCTGCGACCCGACGCATATGCTGCAAATGGCGCATTTGCTGAAGGACTGGGTGCATGGGGTAAACATTACCGACGGCAGTCGGGCGGTGCTGCGGATGTCGTCGCTGGTGTCAGCGGCGCTGCTGCTGCGGGAGGGTATCGAGCCGATTTATCAGGTAGCCTGCCGCGATCGCAATCGAATTGGGCTACAGGCAGACCTGATGGGGGCGCAGGCGCTGGGCATTCGCAATGTGCTGGCGCTGACGGGTGACCCGATCAAGGCGGGCGATCATCCCGATGCCAAGCCTGTATTTGATCTGGAATCGGTGCGGCTGCTGCGATTGATCGGCAACCTCAATGCGGGGCTGGATATTAACGAGAAGCCGCTGACGGATGGGGCGACCAGCTTTTTTGCCGGGGCAGCGGTCGATCCGCAGTGTCCAAGCTGGTCAGGACTCCAGCGCCGATTTGAGCGGAAGGTTGAGGCGGGGGCGCAGTTTTTCCAGAGTCAGTTGATTACCGATTTTGACCGTCTGGACAAGTTCATGCACCAGGTTGCGGCGGGCTGCAATCGGCCGATTCTGGCGGGCATTTTTTTGCTGAAGTCTGCCAAAAATGCGCAGTTTATTAATAAGAATGTGCCTGGTGCCCAGATTCCCCAACACATCATCGATCGCCTAGAAACAGCGGCCCATCCGCTAGAAGAAGGCGTGGCGATCGCCGCTGAGCAGGTGCAGATGGCGCGGCAACTCTGCCAGGGCGTTCACATGATGGCGGTGAAGCGGGAAGACCTGATCCCAGAGATTTTGGCACGGGCGGGGTTGGGAAAAGTATCAGCGGTCAAACGTTAG
- the trpS gene encoding tryptophan--tRNA ligase, with protein MGKQRVLSGIQPTGELHLGNYLGAIRNWVEIQEDYDSYLFMADLHAITVPHDPTRLAESTYKVAASYLASGISLEHATIFVQSHVPAHAELAWLLMCITPLNWLEDMIQFKEKAVKQGENVGAGLLSYPVLQAADILLYEPDKVPVGEDQKQHLELTRDIAARLNYQFGREDAPILKLPTPMIRAEGARVMSLTDGTKKMSKSDPSELSRINLLDSPEEIQRKIKRCKTDPIRGLEFDNPERPECTNLLTLYMILSGQTKDEVAKECAEMGWGQFKPLLTETMITALKPIQDRYHEIMGEPGYLQQVLREGKERAEAIANITLTKVKKALGYALPV; from the coding sequence ATGGGCAAGCAGCGCGTTCTCTCTGGCATTCAGCCAACAGGTGAGTTGCACTTGGGCAACTACCTCGGTGCCATTCGCAACTGGGTCGAGATTCAGGAAGACTACGACAGCTATCTATTTATGGCGGATTTGCACGCCATTACTGTGCCCCACGATCCCACACGACTGGCCGAAAGCACCTACAAAGTCGCCGCCTCTTACCTTGCCAGCGGCATTAGCCTGGAACACGCCACCATCTTTGTGCAGTCTCATGTGCCCGCCCACGCAGAGTTGGCCTGGCTGTTGATGTGCATTACGCCGCTGAACTGGCTGGAAGACATGATCCAGTTCAAGGAAAAGGCCGTGAAACAGGGCGAAAACGTCGGCGCAGGCCTGCTCAGCTATCCCGTGCTGCAAGCGGCAGACATCTTGCTCTACGAACCTGACAAAGTACCCGTCGGCGAAGACCAGAAGCAGCATCTAGAACTCACCCGCGACATTGCCGCCCGACTCAACTACCAGTTTGGTCGCGAGGATGCGCCGATCCTGAAGCTGCCTACGCCGATGATTCGTGCTGAGGGCGCACGGGTAATGAGCCTGACCGACGGTACGAAGAAGATGTCAAAATCTGACCCGTCAGAGTTAAGCCGAATCAACCTGCTGGATTCGCCCGAAGAGATTCAGCGCAAGATCAAGCGCTGCAAAACTGATCCGATTCGCGGACTGGAGTTTGACAATCCTGAACGCCCGGAATGCACTAACCTGCTGACGCTTTACATGATCCTGTCGGGTCAGACGAAGGACGAAGTGGCGAAGGAATGTGCCGAGATGGGCTGGGGGCAGTTCAAACCGCTGCTGACGGAGACGATGATTACTGCACTGAAGCCGATTCAGGATCGCTATCACGAGATTATGGGCGAACCGGGCTATTTGCAGCAGGTCTTGCGTGAGGGCAAAGAAAGGGCAGAGGCGATCGCCAATATCACGCTAACCAAAGTGAAAAAGGCGCTGGGATACGCTTTGCCCGTTTGA
- a CDS encoding sensor histidine kinase, which produces MGILDFLLGLLIGLGLLCWQQIRQRQRLTRLLRELRAADVETSPFSATSQLALTVAHQQRIQQQLAAEVSTYRSILEAAPVGYLHLDDENRLVWCNPEARSLLDLTPAPPNQPENPRLLLELVRSYELDDLVEQARNSKTLCQKDWVFYPVSPDVLQLTRQRSYVLRGYAVPLPKQHVGVFLESRQESVQLRQKLDRWASDVAHELKTPLTSIRLIAETLQTRLDPALRGWVNRLIGESIRLSDLVQDLLDLALIDRESSQCLHLRQVNLPDLVQAAWLNLEPLSRKKQVQLSYQGPESLPVQIDEARIYRVLMNLLDNSIKYSPPWETVTVRISTGLAEESTHSSPETGVWLEVFDAGTGFAEQDLPHVFERFYRADPARSRLPPNCSASSEASNSSHSNSSHSSAAEPYHRTSSGLGLAIVRQIVEAHQGIVLASNHPETGGAWLRIWLPQNGLEPEPHKQPPDGLEIKLYEEPRADVGSANLLE; this is translated from the coding sequence GTGGGTATTCTCGATTTCTTGCTGGGGCTGCTCATTGGTTTGGGGCTATTGTGCTGGCAGCAGATTCGCCAGCGCCAGCGCCTCACCCGACTGCTTCGGGAACTGCGGGCCGCAGATGTGGAAACTTCTCCCTTTTCGGCTACGTCTCAGCTTGCCCTGACGGTGGCCCACCAGCAGCGGATTCAGCAGCAGTTGGCGGCGGAGGTGTCTACCTACCGCTCCATCTTGGAGGCTGCGCCCGTTGGCTATCTGCATCTTGATGACGAAAACCGCCTGGTCTGGTGCAACCCTGAAGCGCGATCGCTCTTAGACCTTACCCCCGCGCCGCCGAACCAGCCCGAAAATCCCCGCCTGCTGCTGGAACTGGTGCGCTCCTACGAGCTAGACGACCTCGTGGAGCAAGCCCGTAATTCCAAAACGCTATGCCAGAAAGACTGGGTGTTCTACCCCGTCAGCCCAGACGTGTTGCAGCTAACTCGCCAGCGCTCTTACGTGCTGCGGGGCTATGCGGTTCCCCTGCCCAAGCAGCATGTCGGCGTGTTTTTGGAAAGCCGTCAAGAATCGGTGCAGCTCAGGCAGAAACTCGATCGCTGGGCTTCCGACGTAGCCCACGAGTTAAAAACCCCCCTCACCTCTATCCGACTGATTGCCGAAACGCTGCAAACTCGGCTCGATCCAGCGCTGCGGGGCTGGGTCAATCGGCTAATTGGGGAATCTATTCGTCTCAGTGACCTGGTGCAAGACTTGCTAGACTTGGCGCTGATTGACCGCGAATCGTCTCAATGCCTGCATCTGAGACAGGTCAATCTGCCCGACCTGGTGCAGGCAGCCTGGCTCAATCTGGAGCCGCTGTCTCGCAAAAAGCAGGTGCAGTTGAGCTATCAGGGACCAGAGTCTTTGCCGGTGCAGATCGATGAGGCCCGAATTTATCGCGTGCTAATGAACCTGCTAGATAACAGCATTAAATACAGTCCGCCCTGGGAAACGGTCACGGTGCGAATCAGCACAGGACTTGCAGAAGAGTCTACCCACAGTAGCCCTGAAACAGGCGTTTGGCTGGAGGTGTTTGACGCAGGAACCGGATTTGCGGAGCAAGACTTGCCCCATGTGTTTGAGCGGTTCTATCGGGCCGACCCAGCGCGATCGCGCTTGCCACCCAACTGCTCTGCCAGTTCTGAAGCGTCGAATTCATCTCATTCAAATTCATCTCATTCGAGTGCAGCCGAGCCATACCACCGCACCAGCAGCGGTCTGGGTCTGGCAATCGTTCGGCAAATTGTGGAAGCCCATCAAGGCATAGTGTTGGCCAGCAACCATCCAGAAACAGGCGGCGCGTGGCTGCGGATTTGGCTACCGCAAAACGGGCTAGAGCCGGAGCCTCACAAACAGCCACCGGACGGGCTGGAAATCAAGCTCTATGAAGAGCCAAGGGCTGATGTGGGTTCTGCAAATCTATTGGAATAG
- the aat gene encoding leucyl/phenylalanyl-tRNA--protein transferase, producing MTWYQYDIEAIVQRYAQGYFLMAEDTGDSLGWYSSQQRTLIPLDDRFRYPRSLQRVLNQNRFSVAIDRAFSEVVDGCADRDTTWISSELKVIYQELHRAGYAHSFETWQGDELAGGILGIIVGGAFIGESMFYRIPDGSKVAMVKLVERLRDRQFVLFDAQMMNPHLARFGAYIVSNREYRKLLQRAAEIRPSLL from the coding sequence ATGACCTGGTATCAGTATGACATTGAGGCGATCGTCCAGCGCTATGCCCAGGGATATTTCTTGATGGCAGAAGACACAGGCGACTCGCTGGGTTGGTATTCCAGCCAGCAGCGGACGCTGATCCCGCTGGATGATCGGTTTCGGTATCCGCGATCGCTCCAGCGGGTGCTGAACCAAAACCGCTTTTCGGTGGCGATCGATCGTGCCTTTTCAGAGGTTGTGGACGGCTGCGCCGACCGCGACACCACCTGGATCTCCAGCGAACTGAAGGTGATTTATCAGGAACTCCATCGCGCGGGCTATGCCCACAGCTTTGAAACCTGGCAGGGCGATGAGTTGGCGGGCGGCATTTTGGGGATTATTGTCGGCGGTGCGTTTATTGGCGAGTCGATGTTTTATCGAATTCCCGACGGGTCGAAGGTAGCGATGGTGAAGCTGGTGGAGCGATTGCGCGATCGCCAGTTTGTCCTCTTCGACGCGCAAATGATGAACCCCCACCTGGCCCGCTTTGGAGCCTACATCGTCAGCAACCGCGAGTATCGCAAGCTGTTGCAGCGGGCCGCTGAGATCCGTCCCTCGCTGCTTTAG
- the msrB gene encoding peptide-methionine (R)-S-oxide reductase MsrB produces MKKRYFLGISTAVLGVAWLSRYLPGQQGASEAIASTTFEITKTEAEWRAILTPEQFRVLRQHGTEYPGSSPLDKEYGNGTYVCAACGLPLFSSETKYDSGTGWPSFSAPIQGAIGASIDNSFLMTRTEVHCRRCGGHLGHVFDDGPAPTGLRYCMNGVALRFVPA; encoded by the coding sequence ATGAAGAAGCGATACTTTTTAGGCATCAGTACGGCAGTGTTGGGGGTGGCGTGGCTTTCTCGCTATTTGCCCGGACAGCAAGGGGCAAGCGAGGCGATCGCCAGCACAACGTTCGAGATCACCAAAACAGAGGCAGAATGGCGAGCCATTCTGACACCGGAACAGTTTCGCGTGCTGCGGCAGCACGGCACCGAGTATCCCGGCAGCAGCCCCCTAGACAAGGAATATGGCAACGGCACCTATGTTTGCGCAGCCTGCGGCCTGCCGCTGTTTAGCTCCGAAACGAAGTACGACAGTGGCACAGGCTGGCCCAGCTTCTCTGCACCCATTCAAGGGGCGATCGGCGCAAGCATCGACAATTCTTTTCTGATGACTCGTACAGAGGTTCACTGTCGCCGCTGTGGGGGTCACCTTGGGCATGTGTTTGACGATGGCCCCGCGCCCACGGGTCTTCGCTATTGCATGAATGGCGTTGCGCTGAGGTTTGTTCCAGCTTAG
- a CDS encoding response regulator transcription factor, with protein MIQDTPAPDSKLLQTDVKLGRVLLVEDEELIRETIKLALSDEGYDVLVAEDGRAALEITTRADEGDYAEFEIDLIILDLMLPYVNGLDLCRLIRHNGSTVPILILSAKGSETDRVVGLEVGADDYLTKPFGMRELIARCRALLRRYRQAQPQIGDANLRFQDITLFPQECRVTVRGEAINLSPKEFRILELFMTHPRRVWSREQLIEKVWGPDFMGDSKTVDVHIRWLREKLELDPSHPEYLNTVRGFGYRFG; from the coding sequence ATGATTCAGGACACCCCAGCGCCAGATAGCAAGCTGCTTCAGACCGATGTCAAGCTCGGTCGCGTGCTGCTGGTGGAAGACGAAGAACTCATTCGTGAAACGATTAAGCTCGCCCTCAGCGACGAAGGCTACGACGTACTCGTGGCAGAGGACGGGCGGGCCGCGCTGGAGATCACGACCCGCGCCGACGAGGGTGATTACGCCGAGTTTGAGATCGACCTGATTATTCTGGACTTAATGTTGCCCTACGTGAACGGATTGGATCTGTGCCGTCTGATCCGCCACAACGGCAGCACCGTACCAATTCTCATCCTCAGCGCCAAAGGTAGCGAAACCGATCGCGTGGTTGGGCTAGAGGTAGGCGCAGATGACTATCTCACCAAGCCCTTCGGAATGCGGGAACTGATTGCCCGCTGTCGAGCGCTGCTGCGTCGCTATCGCCAGGCCCAACCCCAGATCGGGGATGCCAACCTGAGGTTCCAGGATATTACCCTGTTTCCGCAAGAGTGTCGCGTGACGGTGCGCGGTGAAGCTATCAACCTCTCGCCCAAAGAGTTCCGCATCCTGGAACTGTTTATGACCCATCCCCGGCGCGTGTGGTCGCGAGAGCAGCTCATCGAAAAGGTGTGGGGGCCTGATTTCATGGGCGACAGCAAGACGGTGGATGTCCACATTCGCTGGCTGCGCGAAAAGCTAGAGCTAGACCCTAGTCACCCCGAATATTTGAACACGGTGCGCGGGTTTGGCTATCGCTTCGGCTAA
- a CDS encoding YcbK family protein: MVQLILRVNTATVFKLRPEPTSLLQPNEMVAIASGNTYPLHSYAYANINGSFNGHIKFALQNRTINGFNTWFVSSLDAQVEANGVVVYPHEDQESIPILWINQNTILKRRPVDSSVLSPSERVSIQRGCMINLHSYAFADAQGEFNNHIKFAIRDRIDFINGLSTWFVFNQHAFVTFDGDVVYPPEDPNAFILRITQNTLFKRRPVQSSQLAPNEQAPAVPGTLLVIDNYAFADAQGSFNSHIKFALKYVKDNIYGFNTWYVFDQHARVEQAGRVVYPRPQPTPPPPPPPPPPPPPPPPPQYTGRPFRLPGYSSTFYTDQPIIPNGNFTWGEATKNATRIPATKAIADNILALARELQRVRNQIGRPFQVNSWYRPPDVNSAVGGATNSQHLYGKAVDVQVQGLSGRQVANAVMLSWNGGIGIYSNMPNVIHLDIGPKRTWGF; this comes from the coding sequence ATGGTACAACTGATTCTGCGTGTGAATACAGCAACCGTGTTTAAGCTGCGGCCCGAGCCGACTTCTCTGTTGCAGCCCAATGAAATGGTGGCGATCGCCTCTGGCAACACCTACCCGCTGCATTCCTACGCCTACGCCAATATCAATGGCTCCTTCAACGGACATATAAAGTTTGCATTGCAAAACCGAACCATCAACGGATTCAACACTTGGTTTGTGTCGAGTCTGGATGCTCAAGTCGAAGCCAACGGGGTGGTGGTCTACCCGCACGAAGATCAAGAGAGCATACCGATCCTCTGGATTAATCAAAATACGATCCTGAAGCGCCGCCCAGTCGATTCATCTGTGTTGTCCCCGTCAGAACGAGTCTCGATCCAGCGGGGTTGCATGATCAACCTGCATTCCTACGCCTTCGCCGACGCGCAGGGCGAATTTAACAACCATATTAAGTTTGCCATCCGCGATCGCATTGATTTTATCAACGGGCTAAGCACCTGGTTCGTGTTCAATCAGCACGCTTTCGTCACCTTTGATGGAGACGTGGTGTATCCCCCCGAAGACCCCAATGCGTTTATCTTGAGAATTACGCAAAACACGCTGTTCAAACGTCGCCCGGTGCAGTCGTCGCAGCTTGCGCCCAACGAACAGGCTCCTGCTGTTCCGGGGACGCTGCTGGTGATTGACAACTATGCCTTTGCCGATGCCCAAGGATCGTTCAACTCACACATCAAGTTTGCCCTCAAGTACGTCAAAGACAATATCTACGGGTTTAACACCTGGTATGTATTTGACCAACATGCGCGAGTCGAGCAGGCAGGCAGAGTCGTTTATCCCAGACCCCAACCGACTCCGCCGCCGCCCCCGCCGCCCCCGCCGCCACCCCCACCGCCCCCGCCACCCCAGTACACGGGTCGGCCGTTTCGCCTGCCGGGCTATTCCTCCACGTTTTATACCGACCAGCCGATTATTCCCAACGGCAACTTTACCTGGGGCGAGGCAACCAAGAACGCGACGCGCATTCCTGCCACCAAGGCGATCGCCGACAATATCCTGGCCCTGGCGCGGGAGCTGCAACGGGTGCGAAACCAGATTGGCCGCCCCTTCCAGGTCAATTCCTGGTATCGTCCGCCAGATGTCAACTCGGCAGTGGGCGGAGCAACCAACAGCCAGCACCTCTACGGCAAGGCGGTCGATGTGCAGGTGCAGGGCCTGAGCGGTCGCCAGGTGGCGAATGCAGTGATGCTGTCCTGGAATGGCGGCATTGGCATCTACAGCAACATGCCGAACGTGATCCACCTGGATATCGGGCCGAAGCGCACCTGGGGGTTTTAG